The proteins below come from a single Cannabis sativa cultivar Pink pepper isolate KNU-18-1 chromosome 3, ASM2916894v1, whole genome shotgun sequence genomic window:
- the LOC133036293 gene encoding uncharacterized protein LOC133036293, with protein MGTDRNIEEDDAEYIRNDINEGIWVNCDSGVKCRQTVGLACKNWKEVNRTLKNNVWKDIQDQLEEKLSQGQIQVQGQNDILTQALGTPEHPGRVRAAGFLTRASQLFGRKKREVFDVVARQAKEIEKLKAEVQSLKQQRNAAEQEGEGEVAGEAYVPQPYAPQDEVQPQIYAEEFISLNDQGILYNFDDHAALNQQVHLCSDNINNIVARGYLYEHVGMIKVHCQEYDDSHARIMVSKILQEDAEIPVPIEECKYVRDVYQMFLPWPKHLILTTEGPLAQPPSRRDASKGKAPMLSPQGRGAREDDLFTEEKMALIPNSLKWMIHEFLRLKDKRDIITIPVPR; from the exons GAGTCAAATGTCGGCAGACAGTAGGGTTGGCCTGTAAAaactggaaagaagtcaaccgGACTCTGAAAAATAATGTTTGGAAAGACATACAG Gatcaattagaggagaagcttagtcagggacaaattcaggtccagggccaaaacgatatcctgacgcaggcgctcgggacaccagagcatcctggacgtgtcagggctgctgg gttcttgaccagggcatctcaactgttcggcaggaagaaaagggaagtgtttgatgttgtggctcggcaagcgaaggagattgaaaaattaaaagccgaagtccaatcccttaagcagcagaggaacgctgccgaacaagagggagaaggagaggtggctggtgaggcgtatgttccacaaccatacgctcctcaggatgaggtacaaccacaaatttatgctgaggagtttatttccctcaacgaccaaggtatcttgtacaattttgatgaccatgcggcccttaatcagcaagtacatctctgctctgacaacatcaacaatattgtggcccgagggtatttgtacgagcatgtgggtatgatcaaagttcactgccaggagtacgatgattcacatgcccggATTATGGTTTCGaaaatcctgcaagaggacgctgaaatcccagtcccaattgaagagtgcaaatatgttagggacgtataccagatgttccttccttggcctaaacacttaattttaacaaccgag ggtccactcgctcaaccgccctcaagacgtgatgcgtcaaaggggaaagctccgatgctttctccacaaggccgtggtgcacgggaagatgacttgttcacggaagagaagatggcgttgatccctaattcgctaaaatggatgattcatgaattcctgaggctcaaagataaacgtgatataatcacaattcctgtcccccgatga